One Azospirillum brasilense DNA window includes the following coding sequences:
- a CDS encoding (2Fe-2S)-binding protein yields the protein MAPLKASLRPAPAPPPAPIPVTLNVNGVERTLHLAPWTTLLDALRLHLDLTGTKKGCDHGQCGACTVLVDGRRINSCLTLAAMQDGRKVTTIEGLTTGDALHPLQDAFIEHDAFQCGYCTPGQICSAAGLIAEGKATTDDEIRELMSGNLCRCGAYPNIVAAIRQAMATAAPKAEGAP from the coding sequence ATGGCACCGCTCAAGGCCAGCCTGCGCCCGGCCCCCGCGCCGCCCCCAGCACCGATTCCCGTCACATTGAACGTCAACGGGGTGGAGCGGACGCTTCACCTCGCGCCGTGGACGACGCTGCTGGACGCGCTACGCCTGCATCTCGACCTGACCGGCACCAAGAAAGGCTGCGACCACGGCCAGTGCGGGGCCTGCACCGTCCTGGTGGACGGGCGGCGCATCAACTCCTGCCTGACGCTGGCGGCGATGCAGGACGGTCGCAAGGTCACCACCATCGAGGGGCTGACCACCGGCGACGCGCTCCACCCGCTCCAGGACGCCTTCATCGAGCATGACGCCTTCCAGTGTGGCTATTGCACGCCGGGCCAGATCTGTTCCGCCGCCGGGCTGATCGCCGAGGGCAAGGCCACCACTGACGACGAGATCCGCGAGTTGATGAGCGGCAACCTCTGCCGCTGCGGGGCCTATCCCAACATCGTCGCGGCGATCCGGCAGGCCATGGCCACCGCCGCCCCGAAGGCGGAGGGCGCGCCATGA
- a CDS encoding FAD binding domain-containing protein has translation MRSFTYARADSAADAIGRAGASGTAFVAGGTNLLDLMKADVLRPEGLVDISRLPLDRIEETAEGGLRLGALARNADTAYDERVQTRYPMLSKAILAGASAQLRNMATNGGNLLQRTRCYYFYDTATPCNKREPGSGCGAIGGVNRIHAILGASDHCIAVHPSDLCVALAALEAVVQVTGPEGERSIPFAEFHRLPGDRPEIDTVLRPGDLITAIDLPARGFAEHSTYLKIRDRASYAFALVSVAAGLEMDGGTVREARLALGGVAHKPWRDPEAETALVGKPATPDRFRAAARVLLRDAKGHEHNSFKIELAERAIVRALTEAAERKGAPRP, from the coding sequence ATGAGATCCTTCACCTACGCCCGCGCCGACAGCGCGGCGGACGCGATCGGGCGGGCCGGCGCCTCCGGGACGGCCTTCGTCGCCGGGGGGACCAATCTGCTCGACCTGATGAAGGCCGATGTGCTGCGGCCGGAAGGGCTGGTCGACATCTCGCGCCTGCCGCTGGACCGGATCGAGGAGACGGCGGAGGGCGGACTGCGGCTGGGCGCGTTGGCGCGCAACGCCGACACCGCCTATGACGAGCGCGTGCAGACCCGCTACCCCATGCTGTCCAAGGCGATTCTCGCGGGAGCCTCGGCGCAGCTCCGCAACATGGCGACCAACGGCGGCAACCTGCTGCAGCGGACCCGCTGCTACTACTTCTATGACACCGCCACCCCCTGCAACAAACGGGAGCCGGGGTCGGGCTGCGGCGCGATCGGCGGGGTGAACCGCATCCACGCCATCCTGGGCGCCAGCGACCATTGCATCGCCGTCCACCCCTCCGACCTCTGCGTCGCACTGGCAGCGCTCGAAGCGGTGGTCCAGGTGACCGGGCCGGAGGGTGAGCGCAGCATCCCCTTCGCCGAGTTCCACCGCCTGCCCGGGGACCGCCCGGAGATCGACACGGTCCTGCGGCCGGGCGACCTCATCACGGCCATCGACCTGCCGGCCAGGGGCTTCGCCGAGCATTCGACCTATCTGAAGATCCGCGACCGCGCCTCCTACGCCTTCGCGCTGGTGTCGGTCGCGGCGGGGCTGGAGATGGATGGGGGCACCGTCCGCGAGGCCCGCCTGGCGCTGGGCGGGGTCGCCCACAAGCCCTGGCGCGACCCGGAGGCGGAAACCGCCCTCGTCGGGAAGCCCGCCACGCCCGACCGGTTCCGCGCCGCCGCGCGTGTTCTGCTGCGCGACGCCAAGGGGCACGAGCACAACAGCTTCAAGATCGAACTGGCCGAGCGCGCCATCGTCCGTGCCCTGACCGAAGCCGCCGAGCGCAAGGGAGCGCCCCGTCCATGA
- a CDS encoding xanthine dehydrogenase family protein molybdopterin-binding subunit, translated as MIAIPSIPGFLTEPNGPIGKPVSRVDGRKKVTGDAHYAAEFTLPDLAHGCIVSSAIARGRITRIDTAAALALPGVIHVFTHENRPSLAWFDRKWKDDDAPKGAPFRPLYDAEIHHALQPVALVIAESFELARYAARLVHIEYEAAPHQTDLRANRANSFTPGKDKGGFEPPPKPRGNPEQAFLDSPVQVDAEFTQAAEYHNPMEMHATTVLHHDDGTLTVHDKTQGAQNCHTYVCNVFGLAKSAVRVMSPFVGGAFGSGLRPQHQLFMAMLAATQLKRSVRVELSRPQMFSFGHRPETIQRVALGADRDGTLRALIHEAVQESSQNENYVEIVVNWSGQQYACDNVRLDYKLTRLDVHTPLDQRAPGAATGVPALEIAMDELACKLGMDPVELRLKNYAETDPNTGNPFSSKELRACFQHGAERFGWAKRSPAPRSMREGRELIGWGMAAGVWDAMQGQAAAKAVLGVDGKLVVSSATADIGTGTYTVMTQIAADVLGLPIEEVTFCLGDSSLPTAPIEGGSWTVSTVGSAVKAVCDRVRSQLITLAGKLDDSPLKGVAEADVLFADGHLIVRDDRARRLSITEVMRGSGTLSIEEEARALPYLLARARHTFATHSAVFVEVRVDEDLGTIRVSRVVSAIAAGRIINPKTARSQIQGAVVWGIGMGLEEEAFTDHRLGRVMNHDYAEYHVPVNADVPEIDVLFVEEHDDMVNALGAKGVGEIGIVGVPAAIANAIHHATGVRVRDFPITLDKVLAGLR; from the coding sequence ATGATCGCCATTCCCAGCATCCCCGGCTTCCTGACGGAGCCCAACGGCCCCATCGGCAAGCCCGTCAGCCGGGTGGACGGGCGCAAGAAGGTGACCGGCGACGCCCATTACGCCGCCGAGTTCACCTTGCCGGACCTTGCCCACGGCTGCATCGTCTCCAGCGCCATCGCGCGCGGGCGAATCACCCGCATCGACACGGCAGCAGCGCTGGCTCTGCCCGGCGTCATCCACGTCTTCACCCACGAGAACCGGCCGAGCCTCGCCTGGTTCGACCGCAAATGGAAGGACGACGACGCGCCCAAGGGAGCGCCCTTCCGCCCGCTCTACGACGCGGAAATCCACCACGCGCTCCAGCCGGTGGCGCTGGTGATCGCCGAGAGCTTCGAGCTGGCCCGCTACGCCGCCCGCCTCGTCCACATCGAGTATGAGGCGGCTCCCCACCAGACCGACCTGCGCGCCAACCGCGCGAACAGCTTCACCCCCGGCAAGGACAAGGGCGGCTTCGAGCCCCCGCCGAAGCCCCGCGGCAACCCGGAGCAAGCCTTCCTGGACTCGCCCGTCCAAGTGGACGCGGAGTTCACCCAGGCGGCGGAATACCACAACCCGATGGAGATGCACGCCACCACCGTCCTGCACCACGACGACGGCACGCTGACCGTCCACGACAAGACCCAGGGCGCTCAGAACTGCCACACCTATGTCTGCAACGTCTTCGGCCTGGCCAAATCCGCGGTGCGGGTGATGTCGCCCTTCGTCGGCGGCGCCTTCGGCTCCGGCTTGCGGCCGCAGCACCAGCTCTTCATGGCCATGCTGGCGGCGACGCAGTTGAAACGCTCCGTCCGGGTGGAGCTGTCGCGCCCGCAGATGTTCAGCTTCGGCCACCGGCCCGAAACCATCCAGCGGGTGGCGCTGGGCGCCGACCGCGACGGCACGCTGCGGGCGCTGATCCACGAGGCGGTGCAGGAAAGCTCCCAAAACGAGAACTATGTGGAGATCGTCGTCAACTGGTCGGGCCAGCAGTACGCCTGCGACAACGTCCGGCTGGACTACAAGCTGACCCGGCTGGACGTGCACACGCCGCTGGACCAGCGCGCGCCAGGGGCTGCGACCGGCGTCCCGGCCCTGGAGATCGCCATGGACGAGCTGGCCTGCAAGCTCGGCATGGACCCGGTGGAGCTTCGCCTGAAGAACTACGCGGAGACCGACCCCAACACCGGAAACCCCTTCTCCAGCAAGGAACTGCGCGCCTGCTTCCAGCACGGGGCGGAGCGGTTCGGCTGGGCGAAGCGCAGCCCCGCGCCGCGCTCCATGCGCGAGGGGCGCGAACTGATCGGCTGGGGCATGGCGGCGGGCGTATGGGACGCCATGCAGGGGCAGGCCGCCGCCAAGGCGGTCCTGGGCGTCGACGGCAAGCTGGTGGTGTCCAGCGCCACCGCCGACATCGGCACCGGCACCTACACCGTCATGACGCAGATCGCCGCCGACGTGCTGGGCCTGCCGATCGAGGAGGTGACCTTCTGCCTGGGCGATTCCTCGCTTCCCACCGCCCCCATCGAGGGCGGGTCCTGGACCGTCTCCACCGTCGGGTCGGCGGTGAAGGCGGTGTGCGACCGGGTGCGGTCACAGCTGATCACGCTGGCCGGGAAGCTGGACGACAGCCCGCTGAAGGGCGTGGCGGAGGCGGACGTTCTCTTCGCCGACGGCCATCTCATCGTCCGGGACGACCGGGCGCGGCGGCTGTCCATCACCGAGGTGATGCGCGGCTCCGGCACCCTGTCCATCGAGGAGGAGGCGCGCGCCCTGCCCTATCTGCTGGCGCGGGCGCGGCACACCTTCGCCACCCATTCCGCGGTCTTCGTGGAGGTCCGGGTGGACGAGGATCTCGGCACCATCCGGGTATCGCGCGTGGTCAGCGCCATCGCCGCCGGCCGCATCATCAACCCCAAGACGGCGCGCAGCCAGATTCAGGGCGCCGTGGTCTGGGGCATCGGCATGGGGCTGGAGGAGGAGGCCTTCACCGATCACCGGCTTGGCCGCGTGATGAACCACGACTACGCGGAGTACCATGTCCCGGTGAACGCCGACGTGCCGGAGATCGACGTACTGTTCGTCGAGGAGCATGACGACATGGTCAACGCGCTGGGCGCCAAGGGAGTCGGCGAGATCGGCATCGTCGGCGTTCCCGCCGCCATCGCCAACGCCATCCATCACGCGACCGGCGTGCGCGTGCGCGACTTCCCGATCACGCTGGACAAGGTGCTGGCGGGTCTTCGCTGA
- the ahpF gene encoding alkyl hydroperoxide reductase subunit F, whose product MLDSNVKGQLKAYFDKITQPIELAASLDDGAKSQEMQALLQDIASLSDKITFVRSDDDARKPSFAIKRTGTDVGIRFAGLPMGHEFNSLILALLQVGGHPSKESAEVIEQVKALDGEYSFETYFSLSCQNCPDVVQALNLMSVLNPRIKHVAIDGALFQQEVESRKIMAVPSIFLNGEPFGQGRMGLEQILAKIDTGASQRDAEKIKAKDAFDVLVIGGGPAGAAAAIYAARKGIRTGVAAERFGGQVLDTMAIENFISVSHTEGPKLATALEQHVKEYEVDVMNLQRAEKLIPASEPGGLIEVRLANGASLKSKTVILSTGARWRQMGVPGEDEYRNKGVAYCPHCDGPLFKGKRVSVIGGGNSGVEAAIDLAGIVAEVTLIEFDSQLRADEVLQRKLRSLPNVRVITSGLTTEVHGDGTKVTGLSYKNRNTGEVHRIDLEGIFVQIGLVPNTEWLKGSVALSPRGEIEVDARGQTSIPGVFAAGDATTVPYKQIIIAMGEGSKAALSAFDYLIRMAPVEAVAAA is encoded by the coding sequence GTGTTGGATAGCAACGTCAAAGGCCAGCTCAAGGCCTATTTCGACAAGATCACGCAGCCCATCGAACTGGCCGCCTCCCTGGACGACGGTGCCAAGTCGCAGGAAATGCAGGCTCTGCTGCAGGACATCGCGTCCCTGTCGGACAAGATCACCTTCGTCCGCAGCGACGACGACGCGCGCAAGCCTTCCTTCGCGATCAAGCGCACCGGCACCGACGTCGGCATCCGCTTCGCCGGCCTGCCGATGGGCCATGAATTCAATTCCCTCATCCTCGCCCTGCTGCAGGTCGGCGGCCACCCCTCCAAGGAGTCGGCGGAGGTCATCGAGCAGGTGAAGGCGCTGGATGGTGAGTACAGCTTCGAGACCTACTTCTCGCTGTCCTGCCAGAACTGCCCCGACGTGGTGCAGGCCCTGAACCTGATGAGCGTTCTGAACCCGCGGATCAAGCATGTCGCCATCGACGGCGCGCTGTTCCAGCAGGAGGTCGAATCGCGCAAGATCATGGCCGTCCCGTCGATCTTCCTGAACGGCGAGCCGTTCGGCCAGGGCCGCATGGGGCTGGAGCAGATCCTCGCCAAGATCGACACCGGCGCCTCGCAGCGCGACGCGGAGAAGATCAAGGCCAAGGACGCCTTCGACGTGCTGGTGATCGGCGGCGGCCCGGCCGGCGCCGCGGCGGCGATCTACGCGGCCCGCAAGGGCATCCGCACCGGCGTCGCGGCGGAACGCTTCGGCGGTCAGGTGCTCGACACCATGGCCATTGAGAACTTCATCTCGGTCTCCCACACCGAGGGCCCGAAGCTGGCCACCGCGCTGGAGCAGCACGTCAAGGAGTATGAGGTCGACGTGATGAACCTGCAGCGGGCGGAGAAGCTGATCCCCGCCTCGGAGCCGGGCGGCCTGATCGAGGTCCGGCTCGCCAACGGGGCCTCGCTGAAGTCGAAGACGGTGATCCTGTCCACCGGCGCCCGCTGGCGCCAGATGGGCGTCCCCGGCGAGGACGAGTACCGGAACAAGGGCGTGGCCTACTGCCCGCATTGCGACGGCCCGCTGTTCAAGGGCAAGCGCGTGTCGGTCATCGGCGGCGGCAACTCCGGCGTCGAGGCGGCGATCGATCTGGCCGGCATCGTCGCCGAGGTGACGCTGATCGAGTTCGACAGCCAGCTCCGCGCTGACGAGGTGCTCCAGCGCAAGCTGCGCAGCCTGCCCAACGTGCGCGTCATCACCTCGGGCCTGACGACCGAGGTGCATGGCGACGGCACCAAGGTGACCGGCCTCAGCTACAAGAACCGCAACACCGGCGAGGTGCACCGGATCGATCTGGAAGGCATCTTCGTGCAGATCGGCCTCGTGCCCAACACCGAGTGGCTGAAGGGGTCTGTGGCGCTGAGCCCGCGCGGGGAGATCGAGGTGGACGCCCGCGGCCAGACCTCCATCCCCGGCGTGTTCGCGGCGGGCGACGCGACGACGGTGCCCTACAAGCAGATTATCATCGCCATGGGCGAGGGCTCGAAGGCCGCCCTGTCGGCCTTTGATTACCTGATCCGCATGGCGCCGGTCGAGGCTGTCGCTGCGGCGTAA
- the ahpC gene encoding alkyl hydroperoxide reductase subunit C, whose translation MSLINTEIKPFKATAFKGGKFIDVSDADLKGKWSVVFFYPADFTFVCPTELEDLADNYSEFQKLGVEIYSVSTDTHFCHKAWHDTSPAIGKIGYTMVGDPTATICRNFEILIEEKGLADRGTFVVDPDGKIQIIEITAGGIGRDARELLRKVKAAQYVASHPGEVCPAKWEEGEKTLAPSLDLVGKI comes from the coding sequence ATGTCCTTGATCAACACCGAGATTAAGCCGTTCAAGGCGACCGCTTTCAAGGGCGGCAAGTTCATCGACGTCAGCGACGCCGACCTGAAGGGAAAGTGGTCGGTCGTCTTCTTCTACCCGGCGGACTTCACCTTCGTGTGCCCGACCGAGCTGGAAGACCTGGCCGATAACTACAGCGAGTTCCAGAAGCTCGGCGTTGAGATCTACAGCGTTTCGACCGACACCCACTTCTGCCACAAGGCCTGGCACGACACCTCGCCGGCCATCGGCAAGATCGGCTACACCATGGTCGGCGACCCGACCGCCACGATCTGCCGCAACTTCGAGATCCTGATCGAGGAGAAGGGCCTCGCCGACCGCGGCACCTTCGTCGTCGACCCGGACGGCAAGATCCAGATCATCGAGATCACCGCCGGCGGCATCGGCCGCGACGCCCGCGAGCTGCTCCGCAAGGTGAAGGCCGCCCAGTACGTCGCCTCGCACCCGGGCGAAGTCTGCCCGGCCAAGTGGGAAGAGGGTGAGAAGACGCTCGCCCCGTCGCTCGACCTCGTCGGCAAGATCTAA